The following proteins are encoded in a genomic region of Xenopus laevis strain J_2021 chromosome 3L, Xenopus_laevis_v10.1, whole genome shotgun sequence:
- the tgfa.L gene encoding transforming growth factor alpha L homeolog precursor (The RefSeq protein has 1 substitution compared to this genomic sequence), translating to MNLPTAGESMILLLGFLLAACQALENTTSQLSDPPVAAAVRSHFNDCPDSHSDFCFHGTCRFIVQEDLPACVCQPGFVGTRCEHADLLAVVAANNKKQTITALVVVSIVATAVLIGTCMLIHCCRIRKQCQWCRAVFCQHEKPGSFLKGGVSCCKAETVV from the exons GATTTCTGCTAGCTGCTTGCCAAGCCCTGGAGAACACGACCAGCCAGCTGAGTG ATCCTCCCGTAGCAGCTGCTGTGAGATCTCACTTTAATGATTGCCCCGACTCTCACAGCGATTTCTGCTTCCATGGAACATGCAGGTTTATAGTGCAAGAAGATCTACCTGCCTGCGT GTGCCAGCCAGGGTTTGTCGGTACCCGCTGCGAACATGCCGACCTTTTAGCGGTGGTAGCGGCCAATAATAAGAAGCAAACAATCACCGCTCTGGTGGTGGTGTCTATTGTTGCAACAGCTGTCCTCATTGGAACTTGCATGTTAATACA CTGCTGCAGAATAAGAAAGCAGTGCCAGTGGTGCCGGGCTGTGTTCTGTCAGCATGAGAAGCCCGGCAGTTTCTTGAAAGGTGGGGTTTCCTGCTGCAAAACTGAGACAG TGGTCTGA